In Kitasatospora gansuensis, a genomic segment contains:
- the hpt gene encoding hypoxanthine phosphoribosyltransferase: MGADLAKVLISKDEIDAKLLELAERIDRDYAGRDLLIVGVLKGAVMVMADLARALHSQVTMDWMAVSSYGMGTKSSGVVRILKDLDTDIAGRDVLIVEDIIDSGLTLSWLLGNLGSRGPASLKVCTLLRKPDAAKVEIDVAYVGFDIPNEFVVGYGLDYAEKLRNLPFIGTLAPHVYGG, from the coding sequence ATGGGCGCCGACCTGGCGAAGGTGCTCATCAGCAAGGACGAGATCGACGCCAAGCTGCTGGAGCTGGCCGAGCGGATCGACCGGGACTACGCCGGGCGGGATCTGCTGATCGTCGGCGTGCTCAAGGGCGCCGTGATGGTGATGGCCGACCTGGCCCGCGCGCTGCACTCGCAGGTGACGATGGACTGGATGGCGGTCTCCTCCTACGGGATGGGCACCAAGTCCTCCGGCGTGGTCCGGATCCTGAAGGACCTCGACACCGACATCGCCGGCCGCGACGTGCTGATCGTCGAGGACATCATCGACTCCGGCCTGACGCTGTCCTGGCTGCTGGGCAACCTGGGCTCGCGCGGCCCGGCCTCGCTGAAGGTCTGCACCCTGCTCCGCAAGCCCGACGCGGCGAAGGTCGAGATCGACGTCGCGTACGTCGGGTTCGACATCCCGAACGAGTTCGTGGTCGGCTACGGCCTGGACTACGCCGAGAAGCTCCGCAACCTGCCGTTCATCGGCACGCTGGCCCCGCACGTCTACGGGGGCTGA
- a CDS encoding phosphatidylglycerol lysyltransferase domain-containing protein, whose protein sequence is MSVPVPVEPPAEAPQEQPRRRFQNLRTQAAAVPRAWLPGAVGYAALLIGLVDIACAVFPKLRNTKMHWLAGQLPGGTTTLAAAGTLMVGLLLVILAHALRRRKRRAWRAVCVLLPIGAGLHLLRWHQVGPAVISLVLLAVMLVHHREFYAKADPRTRWRAVVAFVLLTLVSLGLGMLIVGVRHGAELGDPSLFQRLEHVAYGLFGFEGPIDYRSEKVAWYVGYSLGALGLLTAGTTAYLALRPEKPQPELTAEDEVKVRALLDKHGERDSLGYFALRRDKSVLFSPTGKAAISYRVVSGVMLASGDPVGDYEAWPGAIKVFMAEARERAWVPAVMGCSELGGEIWTREAGLDAIELGDEAIVDATTFSLAGRAMRNVRQMVKRIERNGYSCQVRRVGDLTQEEKHRIADAAARWRGTDTERGFSMALGRFGDPGDDECVVVTAHKAPEEGESGDDLKAVLHFVPWGPDGISLELMRRDRAADPGLNELLIVAALQAVPAMGVRRVSLNFAVFRAALARGERIGAGPVLRAWRGLLVFSSRWFQIESLYKFNAKFQPEWEPRFLVYPQTRDLPRIGFAAMQAEAFITLGMPRFGRKRQRQGLMPEAAVLTQAA, encoded by the coding sequence ATGAGCGTTCCCGTGCCCGTTGAGCCGCCCGCCGAGGCGCCCCAGGAACAGCCGCGCCGCCGGTTCCAGAACCTGCGCACCCAAGCCGCCGCGGTGCCCCGCGCCTGGCTGCCCGGTGCGGTGGGGTACGCCGCCCTGCTGATCGGTCTGGTCGACATCGCCTGTGCGGTGTTCCCCAAGCTGCGCAACACCAAGATGCACTGGCTGGCCGGGCAGCTCCCGGGCGGCACCACCACGCTGGCCGCGGCCGGAACCCTGATGGTCGGCCTGCTGCTGGTGATACTCGCGCACGCGCTGCGCCGCCGGAAGCGCCGGGCCTGGCGCGCGGTCTGCGTGCTGCTCCCGATCGGGGCCGGCCTGCACCTGCTGCGCTGGCACCAGGTCGGCCCGGCGGTGATCTCGCTGGTGCTGCTCGCGGTGATGCTGGTGCACCACCGCGAGTTCTACGCCAAGGCCGACCCGCGCACCCGCTGGCGGGCGGTGGTCGCGTTCGTCCTGCTGACCCTGGTCAGCCTCGGGCTCGGCATGCTGATCGTCGGGGTCCGGCACGGCGCGGAGCTCGGTGACCCGAGCCTGTTCCAGCGGCTGGAGCACGTGGCGTACGGCCTGTTCGGCTTCGAGGGCCCGATCGACTACCGCTCCGAGAAGGTCGCCTGGTACGTCGGCTACTCGCTCGGCGCGCTCGGTCTGCTCACGGCGGGCACCACCGCGTACCTGGCGCTGCGGCCGGAGAAGCCCCAGCCGGAGCTCACCGCCGAGGACGAGGTCAAGGTCCGCGCGCTGCTCGACAAGCACGGCGAGCGGGACTCGCTGGGCTACTTCGCGCTGCGCCGGGACAAGAGCGTGCTGTTCTCGCCGACCGGAAAGGCGGCGATCTCCTACCGGGTGGTCTCCGGCGTGATGCTCGCCTCCGGCGACCCGGTCGGCGACTACGAGGCCTGGCCCGGGGCGATCAAGGTCTTCATGGCCGAGGCCCGCGAGCGGGCCTGGGTGCCCGCCGTGATGGGCTGCAGCGAGCTGGGCGGCGAGATCTGGACCCGCGAGGCGGGCCTGGACGCGATCGAGCTCGGCGACGAGGCGATCGTCGACGCCACCACCTTCTCGCTGGCCGGCCGGGCGATGCGCAACGTCCGCCAGATGGTGAAGCGGATCGAGCGCAACGGCTACTCCTGCCAGGTCCGCCGGGTCGGCGACCTGACCCAGGAGGAGAAGCACCGGATCGCCGACGCCGCCGCCCGCTGGCGCGGCACCGACACCGAGCGCGGCTTCTCGATGGCGCTCGGCCGGTTCGGCGACCCGGGCGACGACGAGTGCGTGGTGGTCACCGCCCACAAGGCACCCGAGGAGGGCGAGAGCGGCGACGACCTGAAGGCCGTCCTGCACTTCGTCCCGTGGGGGCCCGACGGCATCTCGCTGGAGCTGATGCGGCGTGACCGGGCGGCCGACCCGGGGCTGAACGAGCTGCTGATCGTGGCCGCGCTGCAGGCCGTGCCCGCGATGGGCGTACGGCGGGTGTCGCTCAACTTCGCGGTGTTCCGCGCGGCGCTGGCGCGTGGTGAGCGGATCGGGGCCGGGCCGGTGCTGCGGGCCTGGCGGGGGCTGCTGGTGTTCTCCTCGCGGTGGTTCCAGATCGAGTCGCTGTACAAGTTCAACGCGAAGTTCCAGCCGGAGTGGGAGCCGCGGTTCCTGGTGTATCCGCAGACCAGGGACCTGCCGCGGATCGGCTTCGCCGCGATGCAGGCGGAGGCGTTCATCACGCTGGGGATGCCGCGGTTCGGGCGGAAGCGGCAGCGGCAGGGGCTGATGCCGGAGGCGGCGGTGCTCACGCAGGCCGCTTAG
- the folE gene encoding GTP cyclohydrolase I FolE codes for MIDPVTLEQDAAAIGTFDQKRAENAVRELLYAIGEDPDREGLLETPARVARAYQEIFAGLWQEPEDVLTTTFDLGHDEMVLVKDIEVFSTCEHHLVPFRGVAHVGYIPSSSGKITGLSKLARLVDVYARRPQVQERLTSQVADSLMRILEPRGAIVVIECEHMCMSMRGIRKAGAKTITSAVRGQLRDPATRAEAMSLIIGR; via the coding sequence ATGATCGACCCGGTGACCCTGGAGCAGGACGCCGCCGCCATCGGGACGTTCGACCAGAAGCGTGCCGAGAACGCCGTCCGCGAGCTGCTCTACGCGATCGGCGAGGACCCGGACCGCGAGGGCCTGCTGGAGACCCCGGCCCGGGTGGCCCGGGCGTACCAGGAGATATTTGCCGGGCTCTGGCAGGAGCCGGAGGACGTCCTCACCACGACCTTCGACCTCGGCCACGACGAGATGGTGCTGGTCAAGGACATCGAGGTGTTCTCCACCTGCGAGCACCACCTGGTGCCGTTCCGCGGCGTCGCGCACGTCGGGTACATCCCGTCCAGCAGCGGCAAGATCACCGGCCTCTCCAAGCTGGCCCGCCTGGTCGACGTCTACGCCCGCCGCCCCCAGGTCCAGGAGCGGCTGACCAGCCAGGTCGCGGATTCGCTGATGCGGATCCTGGAGCCGCGCGGGGCCATCGTGGTGATCGAGTGCGAGCACATGTGCATGTCGATGCGGGGCATCCGCAAGGCCGGCGCCAAGACCATCACCTCCGCGGTCCGCGGTCAGCTCCGCGACCCGGCTACTCGGGCCGAGGCGATGAGCCTGATCATCGGCCGGTAA
- the ftsH gene encoding ATP-dependent zinc metalloprotease FtsH: MDVKRYFRAPIMWIVLAVLAVIVLMQVVSDSSGSKTVDTSQIVAAINSNQAKSVQITTGDSNLIKVELRDGQKLPVGSNGKVPSGSKFQASYIGDQGAAVAADLSKNPGLVPNGYTVVPEKQSTFVSVLLSMLPIVIIVLVFLFLMNQMQGGGSRVMQFGKSKAKLLTKDTPKTTFSDVAGADEAVEELHEIKEFLQEPAKFQAVGAKIPKGVLLYGPPGTGKTLLARAVAGEAGVPFYSISGSDFVEMFVGVGASRVRDLFEQAKANAPAIVFVDEIDAVGRHRGAGLGGGHDEREQTLNQLLVEMDGFDVKGGVILIAATNRPDILDPALLRPGRFDRQIAVDRPDLMGRLEILKVHQKGKPVAPDVDLKAVAKRTPGFTGADLSNVLNEAALLTARSDKKLIDNGILDEAIDRVVAGPQKRTRIMSDKEKKITAYHEGGHALVAAASPNADPVHKITILSRGRALGYTMVLPDEDKYSTTRNEMLDQLAYMLGGRAAEELVFHDPTTGASNDIEKATATARAMVTQYGMTERLGAIKFGTSDSEPFLGREMGHQRDYSEEVAGLVDEEVKKLIENAHNEAWEILVENRDVLDNLVLELLEKETLNKEQIAEIFRSIVKRPARPAWTGSSRRTPSTRPPVQSPKELALTNAAQSETVTPVVDTVKQPESPAES; the protein is encoded by the coding sequence ATGGACGTCAAGCGATACTTCCGTGCGCCGATCATGTGGATCGTGCTGGCCGTCCTAGCCGTCATTGTGCTGATGCAGGTCGTCTCCGACTCGAGCGGCTCCAAGACGGTGGACACCAGCCAGATCGTGGCTGCGATCAACAGCAATCAGGCGAAGTCGGTGCAGATCACCACCGGCGACTCGAATCTGATCAAGGTCGAGCTGAGGGACGGTCAGAAGCTGCCGGTTGGCAGCAATGGCAAGGTTCCCTCCGGCTCCAAGTTCCAGGCCTCGTACATCGGAGACCAGGGCGCCGCCGTCGCGGCCGACCTGAGCAAGAACCCCGGCCTGGTTCCCAACGGTTACACCGTCGTCCCCGAGAAGCAGTCCACCTTCGTCAGCGTGCTGCTGTCGATGTTGCCGATCGTCATCATCGTGCTGGTCTTCCTCTTCCTGATGAACCAGATGCAGGGTGGCGGCTCGCGGGTCATGCAGTTCGGCAAGTCCAAGGCCAAGCTGCTGACCAAGGACACCCCGAAGACCACCTTCTCCGACGTCGCAGGCGCGGACGAGGCGGTCGAGGAGCTCCACGAGATCAAGGAGTTCCTGCAGGAGCCGGCCAAGTTCCAGGCGGTCGGCGCCAAGATCCCCAAGGGCGTGCTGCTGTACGGCCCGCCCGGGACGGGCAAGACCCTGCTGGCGCGTGCCGTGGCCGGCGAGGCGGGCGTCCCGTTCTACTCGATCTCCGGCTCGGACTTCGTCGAGATGTTCGTCGGTGTCGGTGCCTCCCGGGTCCGCGACCTGTTCGAGCAGGCCAAGGCGAACGCCCCGGCGATCGTCTTCGTCGACGAGATCGACGCGGTCGGCCGCCACCGCGGCGCCGGCCTCGGCGGTGGTCACGACGAGCGCGAGCAGACCCTCAACCAGCTGCTGGTCGAGATGGACGGCTTCGACGTGAAGGGCGGCGTCATCCTGATCGCCGCCACCAACCGCCCGGACATCCTGGACCCGGCGCTGCTGCGCCCCGGCCGCTTCGACCGCCAGATCGCGGTCGACCGCCCGGACCTGATGGGCCGCCTGGAGATCCTCAAGGTGCACCAGAAGGGCAAGCCGGTCGCGCCGGACGTCGACCTCAAGGCCGTCGCCAAGCGCACCCCCGGCTTCACCGGTGCCGATCTCTCCAACGTCCTCAACGAAGCCGCCCTGCTGACGGCCCGTTCGGACAAGAAGCTGATCGACAACGGCATCCTGGACGAGGCCATCGACCGGGTGGTCGCCGGACCGCAGAAGCGCACCCGGATCATGTCCGACAAGGAGAAGAAGATCACCGCGTACCACGAGGGCGGTCACGCCCTGGTCGCGGCGGCTTCCCCCAACGCGGACCCGGTGCACAAGATCACCATCCTGTCCCGCGGCCGGGCCCTGGGTTACACCATGGTGCTCCCGGACGAGGACAAGTACTCGACCACTCGCAACGAGATGCTCGACCAGCTGGCGTACATGCTGGGCGGGCGCGCGGCGGAGGAACTGGTCTTCCACGACCCGACCACCGGCGCCTCGAACGACATCGAGAAGGCCACCGCCACCGCCCGCGCCATGGTCACCCAGTACGGGATGACCGAGCGGCTGGGTGCGATCAAGTTCGGCACGAGTGACTCCGAGCCGTTCCTGGGCCGCGAGATGGGCCACCAGCGCGACTACTCGGAAGAGGTCGCCGGGCTGGTGGACGAGGAGGTCAAGAAGCTGATCGAGAACGCGCACAACGAGGCCTGGGAGATCCTGGTCGAGAACCGCGACGTGCTCGACAACCTGGTGCTGGAGCTCCTCGAGAAGGAGACCCTGAACAAGGAGCAGATCGCCGAGATCTTCCGCTCCATCGTCAAGCGCCCGGCCCGGCCGGCCTGGACGGGCTCGTCCCGTCGTACGCCGTCCACCCGCCCGCCGGTGCAGTCCCCGAAGGAGCTGGCGCTCACCAACGCCGCTCAGTCGGAGACCGTCACCCCGGTGGTCGACACGGTCAAGCAGCCGGAGTCCCCGGCCGAAAGCTGA
- the tilS gene encoding tRNA lysidine(34) synthetase TilS has translation MGPHPAVAAIRLAVRRTLAELAADLGETTPAARAPRSRPSELALSGAAGAAGATTLIGNARRHPSGLPRTPAAPGSPLVLVAVSGGADSMALAIATAFEAPKLGLRVGAVTVDHGLQAGSAERAQQVAERLRELGLDPVEAVPVLVGRQGGPENAAREARYAALDEAADRLGAEAVLLGHTRDDQAETVLLGLARGSGARSLAGMPAQKGRYRRPLLELDRAATRQACTAQSIPVWDDPHNSDPAYTRSRVRHEVLPVLEKHLGAGVVEALARTARLFRDDADALDQWAALAERDLRTAEGALDVPKLAELPSAVRRRLLRRAALRAGCPAGDLFARHLETVDLLVTGWRGQGPLHLPGGVEVTRRCGTLVFRRQSD, from the coding sequence GTGGGACCACACCCCGCTGTCGCGGCGATACGCCTCGCCGTCCGCCGTACCCTCGCCGAACTCGCCGCCGACCTGGGCGAGACCACCCCCGCCGCCCGGGCACCCCGCAGCCGGCCTTCCGAGCTGGCCCTGAGCGGCGCCGCCGGTGCCGCCGGTGCCACCACCCTGATCGGCAACGCCCGCCGACACCCGTCAGGACTGCCCCGTACGCCCGCCGCCCCCGGCTCCCCGCTGGTGCTGGTCGCGGTCAGCGGTGGTGCCGACTCGATGGCGCTGGCCATCGCGACCGCCTTCGAGGCACCCAAGCTCGGCCTGCGGGTCGGTGCGGTGACGGTGGATCACGGACTCCAGGCCGGTTCGGCCGAGCGGGCCCAGCAGGTGGCCGAGCGGCTGCGCGAGCTGGGCCTGGACCCGGTCGAGGCGGTCCCGGTGCTGGTGGGCCGTCAGGGCGGCCCGGAGAACGCCGCCCGGGAGGCCAGGTACGCCGCGCTGGACGAGGCCGCCGACCGGCTCGGCGCGGAGGCCGTGCTGCTCGGCCACACCCGGGATGACCAGGCGGAGACCGTGCTGCTCGGCCTGGCCCGCGGCTCCGGCGCCCGCTCGCTGGCCGGGATGCCCGCGCAGAAGGGCCGCTACCGCCGTCCGCTGCTGGAGCTGGACCGGGCCGCCACCCGGCAGGCCTGCACCGCCCAGTCGATCCCGGTCTGGGACGACCCGCACAACAGTGATCCCGCCTACACCCGCTCCCGGGTCCGGCACGAGGTGCTGCCGGTGCTGGAGAAGCACCTCGGCGCCGGCGTGGTCGAGGCGCTGGCCAGGACCGCCCGGCTGTTCCGGGACGACGCCGACGCGCTGGACCAGTGGGCCGCGCTGGCCGAGCGCGACCTCCGGACGGCCGAAGGGGCGTTGGACGTCCCGAAGCTGGCCGAACTGCCCTCCGCCGTCCGCCGCCGACTGCTCCGCCGGGCCGCGCTCCGGGCGGGCTGCCCGGCCGGGGACCTGTTCGCCCGTCACCTCGAAACCGTGGACCTGCTGGTGACCGGCTGGCGCGGCCAGGGGCCGTTGCACCTACCCGGTGGCGTGGAGGTCACCCGTAGGTGTGGCACGCTGGTGTTTCGGCGACAGAGCGACTGA
- a CDS encoding ferritin-like domain-containing protein, translating to MLSTRSLFQQIYAHDEAYQLFCSVAAGGEDQGGWENERITELTTDPVLAPKIARHGADERKHGRIFTQLLNKRGLSKVSIPLDTDYCMLLERQGIGLSHDRLKSTTPLDDREIITYLAHSRVTEQRASEQMRQLVKAYGSNPELDKALRMISADEDNHLAYCHEELLRLAVAGHEPYIRHTLESIARGEIRTHRDVGLAVMAALGRILGWPRHQRLLLAAGLHALYLYERTIGWRRMVSLTMPAKRNALG from the coding sequence ATGCTCAGTACCCGCTCACTCTTCCAGCAGATCTACGCACACGACGAGGCGTACCAACTGTTCTGCAGCGTCGCGGCGGGCGGCGAGGACCAGGGCGGCTGGGAGAACGAGCGGATCACCGAACTCACCACCGACCCGGTACTGGCCCCCAAGATCGCCCGGCACGGCGCGGACGAGCGCAAGCACGGCCGGATCTTCACCCAGCTGCTCAACAAGCGCGGCCTGAGCAAGGTCTCCATCCCGCTCGACACCGACTACTGCATGCTGCTCGAACGCCAGGGCATCGGCCTCTCGCACGACCGCCTGAAGTCCACCACCCCGCTCGACGACCGGGAGATCATCACCTACCTGGCGCACAGCCGGGTCACCGAGCAACGCGCCTCGGAGCAGATGCGGCAGCTGGTGAAGGCGTACGGGTCCAACCCCGAACTCGACAAGGCCCTACGGATGATCTCCGCCGACGAGGACAACCACCTCGCCTACTGCCACGAGGAGCTGCTCCGGCTCGCGGTGGCCGGCCACGAGCCGTACATCCGGCACACCCTGGAGTCCATCGCCCGGGGCGAGATCCGCACCCACCGCGACGTCGGACTGGCCGTGATGGCCGCGCTGGGCCGCATCCTCGGCTGGCCGCGCCACCAGCGCCTCCTGCTGGCGGCCGGCCTGCACGCGCTCTACCTCTACGAACGCACCATCGGCTGGCGCCGGATGGTGTCACTCACCATGCCCGCCAAACGCAACGCCCTCGGCTGA